A region from the Ralstonia pickettii genome encodes:
- a CDS encoding MerR family transcriptional regulator, which produces MKRLYKSLAPRHYRSGEAAKLARMSASTLRIWERKYAVVAPPKSASGQRLYTEEDIERLRLIRGLVDGGHAIRAVASLNVESLRALVRSSASAHSAQSEPISLLMVGPVSLAISDSASDSMHICGHPGSLEEAFRDARAGSRADALLVAVPSLQEDTLLRIVALAEAAHAKAISVIFTSGSPRAIERAGLGGLRVVQQSDAEARPGALITELVDWAMALRQADILNADPRSRAARRFDDKALAAFAGLTSTIQCECPRHLAELVSQLSAFQRYSDACLSRSPQDALLHRRLGNVANRAVQLLETALAEIVRHEELLTGAQR; this is translated from the coding sequence GTGAAAAGGCTCTATAAGTCATTAGCCCCCAGACATTACCGAAGCGGCGAAGCGGCAAAACTGGCTCGAATGTCGGCATCGACCTTGCGCATTTGGGAACGCAAGTACGCCGTCGTCGCGCCGCCGAAGAGTGCTTCGGGCCAGCGTCTTTACACAGAGGAAGACATTGAGCGCTTGCGTCTGATCAGAGGACTAGTCGATGGCGGGCATGCCATCCGTGCGGTGGCGAGTCTCAATGTGGAGTCTCTAAGGGCTTTGGTGCGATCGTCTGCAAGCGCCCATTCGGCACAGTCCGAGCCGATTTCGCTTTTGATGGTGGGACCAGTGTCGCTTGCTATCTCGGATTCGGCCTCGGACAGCATGCATATTTGCGGGCATCCGGGCTCGTTGGAAGAAGCGTTCCGGGACGCACGAGCAGGGTCGAGAGCGGATGCGCTGCTAGTCGCCGTGCCTTCGCTTCAGGAGGACACCCTTCTTCGCATCGTGGCGCTGGCCGAAGCGGCCCACGCGAAAGCGATCAGCGTGATCTTTACATCGGGCTCGCCCCGCGCAATTGAACGCGCGGGCCTCGGCGGCTTGCGTGTGGTCCAGCAATCCGATGCTGAAGCCAGGCCGGGCGCGCTCATCACAGAACTCGTCGACTGGGCGATGGCCCTCCGCCAGGCGGACATCCTGAATGCCGACCCGCGCTCGCGGGCGGCGCGTCGCTTCGACGACAAGGCGCTCGCTGCTTTCGCCGGGCTCACTTCAACGATCCAGTGCGAGTGCCCCCGGCACTTGGCCGAACTCGTCAGTCAACTCAGTGCATTCCAACGTTACAGCGATGCGTGCCTGTCCCGCTCGCCGCAGGATGCACTGCTGCATCGCCGGCTCGGTAACGTCGCAAATCGGGCTGTACAGCTACTTGAGACGGCGCTCGCGGAGATCGTCCGCCATGAAGAGTTGCTGACGGGTGCCCAGCGCTAA